The proteins below are encoded in one region of Apium graveolens cultivar Ventura chromosome 4, ASM990537v1, whole genome shotgun sequence:
- the LOC141719814 gene encoding uncharacterized protein LOC141719814, with protein sequence MGECRPRRISHPIPLAELLKGAQLWSVKPAEFKGEVDPVAARIWLKEIEKAFTLTQVSDNLRSDYASYFLKGEANYWWESTRAVEGEGPVSWARFTELFLEKYFPNYLQNQLEVEFLELKQDEKSVAEYEAKFTELAPLVPVYVNTEAQKAKRFQQGLKPEIRSGVVALQLTYPSVVQAALVIESNQKLATKEKGDKKRKSESITGETNPGGSSQRFQKRFGQNRNKRFRRQNFLQAKPAAPAQSSNSIRDCKGQYASECNIEKPAITCYNCGKVGHVARYCKTATQGTVSQGPASSIAKARTFKMIKRSNSQDSDVVAGTLSLNSVPVKVLFDSGASKSFISRNCVVKMDLMLEDLDEPLTIEVANQDRVSVSQFCPKCQLEIHRYSFSADLIPFELGEFDVILGMDWLSQYKANIDCKKNKIMMVTEDNIKVTYQGQRQEKKFLSIFQTKRLLRQGCEAYLAHVIDMEKGVLDLDKIPIVREFPDVFPDELPGLPPDREIEFSIDLVLRTEPVSKAPYRMAPVEIKELAKQLQELLDKGKDLNMRQRRWLELIKDNDCSINYHPGKASVVADALSRKERLNAIKVSEELARELEKLEIKVRVMEGNQGQLLEAAQDRQKKNADLHRKDVEMEIGSLVLLKVSPWKGLVRFG encoded by the exons ATGG gagaatgccgccCAAGAAGAATATCCCATCCAATTCCTCTAGCAGAGCTACTGAAGGGGGCCCAGTTATGG tcggtaaagcccgCAGAGTTTAAGGGTGAGGTGGACCCAGTGGCTGCTAGaatttggctaaaggaaatagaaaaaGCTTTCACCCTCACacaagtaagtgataatcttagATCAGACTATGCGAGCTATTTTCTCAAGggtgaagcaaattattggtgggaatccacccGTGCcgtagaaggagaaggccctgtctCTTGGGCCAGGTTTACAGAgttgttcttggaaaaatattttccgaACTATTTGCAGAACCAGTTAGAAGttgagtttttggaattgaagcaggatGAAAAGAGTGTAGccgaatatgaggccaagtttacggaattggccccATTGGTGCCTGTGTATGTGAATACTGAAGCTCAGAAAGcgaagaggttccagcagggactgaagccAGAAATTCGCAGTGGGGTTGTAGCCTTGCAGTTGACATATCCCTCCGTAGTTCAGGCCGCACTGGTAATTGAAAGTAACCAGAAGTTGGCTACTAAGGAAAAGGGCGATAAGAAGCGGAAATCTGAAAGCATCACTGGTGAAACGAATCCAGGGGGATCCAGTCAGAGGTTTCAGAAGAGGTTTGGCCAGAACAGAAATAAAAGATTTAGAAGACAGAATTTTCTCCAGGCTAAGCCTGCTGCTCCAGCTCAGTCATCAAATTCCATAAGGGATTGTAAG GGTCAATATGCATCCGAATGCAATATAGAGAAACCAGCAATTACTTGCTATAACTGCGGGAAGGTGGGACATGTTGCTCGGTATTGTAAGACAGCTACTCAAGGTACTGTATCTCAAGGACCGGCATCCAGCATAGCTAAAGCCAgaactttcaaaatgataaaaaGGTCCAATTCTCAGGACTCGGACGTAGTGGCAGGTACGCTCTCTCTCAACTccgtacctgttaaagttttatttgattcaggagcatctaAGTCATTTATATCAAGGAATTGTGTGGTTAAGATGGACTTAATGTTAGAAGATTTGGATGAACCTTTGACTATAGAAGTAGCCAATCAGGATAGAGTTTCAGTGAGTCAGTTTTGCCCTAAGTGTCAATTGGAAATCCACAGATACTCTTTTTCGGCTGATCTAATACCCTTCGAGCTAGGAGAGTTCGAcgtgattttaggaatggattggttgtcccagtATAAGGCTAACATTGATTGTAAGAAGAACAAAATTATGATGGTTACTGAGGATAATATTAAGGTGACTTATCAAGGAcaaaggcaagaaaagaaatttctctcgataTTCCAGACAAAGAGATTGTTAAgacaaggatgcgaagcttacTTAGCACACGTAATAGATATGGAGAAAGGAGTACTTGACTTGGACAAGATTCCCATAGTAAGGGAATTCCCAGACGTTTTTCCAGATGAATTGCCCGGATTGCCACCAGATCGTGAAATTGAGTTTTCCATAGACTTAGTTCTcagaacagaaccagtttcaaaggctccttATCGCATGGCTCCAGTTGAAATAAAAGAACTAGCTAAGCAACTCcaggaattattggacaaaggc AAGGatctgaacatgcgacaacggagatggctagaattgattaaggataACGATTGCTCCATTAATTACCACCCAGGCAAGGCCAGTGTAGTGGCAGATGCCCTAAgccggaaggaaaggttgaatgcgATCAAAGTTTCCGAGGAACTCGCTAGGGAATTGGAGAAGCTGGAAATTAAGGTTCGAGTGATGGAAGGGAATCAAGGAcaatt gttagaggcagctcaagatagacagaaaaAGAACGCAGACCTTCATCGAAAAGACGTGGAGATGGAAATAGGATCGTTGGTATTGCTAAAAGTGTCGCCCTGGAAAGGATTGGTTAGATTTGGATAG